The following nucleotide sequence is from Nautilia sp. PV-1.
GACACTGTAAAAGGAGAACAGGCTTACAAAGAATATAAAAAAAATAACAAAAATATTTCTTTACAAATTTTAAAAGGCGGACCTTCTTATCAGTTTATATCCGTGTTTTCAATGCCTTTAACAGTTAATACTGACGAAACATTCATATCGACGACTACATGTAAGAAACTCAAATGCGCCGTTACTTACGCAAAAAAAGAACATAACGGTATTATTGTTGTAATGTTAGATAAAAAAATACCTGCTGTTTTGGTTTTTACATTTGAAAACATGAAGCCGGATGAAGTAGTAAAAATATTAAATAAAGTAGATATTCAAAAAATTAAAAATAATCTTTAATGGTGGTCGCGACAGGATTCGAACCTGTGACCCCTACCATGTCAAGGTAGTACTCTAACCAACTGAGCTACGCGACCTTCTTTGGAATTTTACCAAAAAAGTAATAATAAGCAAACATAATTATTGAAAAATCTATACAAACATCAGCAAAATTAAATATTGCAAAATCAAATCCGCAGTGCCAGTATACATAATCAACAACACCGCCTCTTATAAATCTGTCAGAAAGATTGGATAAAGCTGCTGCAAACAGTATACCGCTTATTACAGGATGAGTGAAAATAAGCTTTTCTTTATAAAACACATAAATAAGCACTCCTATTAAAATCAGCTGAATATATTTTAAATATGCGCCCAAAAAAGCAAACATGGAAAAAGCCACACCTTTATTAAACGTAAGAACTAAAGAAATGCACCTGCTGTTAAATTCAAAACCTTGTAAAAAAACATATTTTATCAATTGGTCTATAATAAATATTAAAAAAAACGCACTTAAAAACTTAACCGCTAACTTTTTCTCAATTCTCAATTCTCCATTCCCCATTCTTTATGAAAGCCTGCTTTTAAAAAATTCTTTTAATTTAACCAGCAGTTCTTTTGCTTTTTTTTCGTTTTCACCTTCTATCAGCAGTCTTAGTTTATTTTCCGTACCTGAATATCTTACTAGATGTCTGTACCCTTCACTCTCAACCGATTTCAGGATTTCCTCAGCACCTTCTATTTGTTTAATAGGAGTCTTTGTAGAAACGTTAATATTATCCTGTACCTGAGGGTAAAGTTCAAACAGATCAAATGCCTCACTGGCTTTTTTACCGCTTTCAATAAGATATGCAACAGCCTTAAGAGCACTCACAAGCCCGTCACCTGTTTTTGCATAATCGCTGAATATTATATGGCCTGACTGTTCTCCTCCGAAATTCAGTCCTTTTTCTTTCATAACTTCCAAGACATATTTATCCCCTACGGCGCTTCTGTATACCTTTATGCCGTAGCCGCTTAAAAAATCTTCAAGCGCGCCGTTACTCATAACCGTTACCGCTACACCGTTGTTTTTTAATTTGCCACTTTTATGAAGGTAATATGCCAAAGAGCCTAAAAGTTTGTCTCCGTCTACAACCTCTCCTCTCTCATCCACAACTACAAGCCTGTCTGCATCTCCGTCAAGGGCAAACCCGATGTCAGCCCTGTATTCAAGCACTTTTTTAGCCAAATATTCCGGATGCATTGCTCCCGCATTCTGATTTATGTTAAACCCGTCAGGCTCATCGTTAATGGTGATAACATCGGCACCTAGTTCTGTAAAAATAGTAGGCGCCACTTTATACGCCGCACCGTTTGCTGTATCAAGAACTATCCTCATTCCGTTTAAATTCACATGTTTTGGAAACGATGATTTTATATGAACGATATACCTTCCTATTACGTCGTCAATTCTTTTACTTTTTCCAATATCTTTTTCCGTTTTTAAATCAAAATTATTTTCAAAATACCTTTTTTCTATTTTTTCTTCACTATCCGTAGAAAGTTTATTTCCTTCACTGTCAAAAAATTTTATTCCGTTGTCATAATAAGGATTATGCGATGCGCTTATCATTATTCCGCCGTCGCATCTCATATCTTCCGTTAAAAAAGCTATAGCCGGTGTAGGCATAGGACCTATTTGTATCACATCATACCCTATTGCTGTAAGTCCGCTTACAAGGGCGTTTTCTATCATATATCCGCTTCTTCTGGTATCTTTTCCGACTAAAATCTTCCCCGTTTTCTTCTCCATACTTTCCCCAAAAGCCATTGCAAGCTTCATTGCTAAAAAAGGAGTTATCACCTCCCCCGCCTTGCCTCTTACACCATCAGTTCCAAAAAGTTTCATCCGTTTCCTTTTAAAAATGAAATATTTATTTGCAAATTTTACCAAATTTTTATAAAATACGCTTCAAAAAAGGACATAAATGGCAAACGTTAAATCTGCTGAGAAAAGAATCAGACAAACAAGAAAAAGAACAGAGAGAAATAGATACTACAGAACAAGAATCAAAACAATCACTAAGAATGTTGAAACTGCGGTAGCTGAAGGAAATTACGAAGCTGCATTAAATGCATGGAAAGTAGCAAACAAAAAATTCCAAAGCTTTATCAACAAAGGGATTTTAAAGAAAAACACAGCAAGAAGAAAAATTTCTAGACTTCATAATTTAGTAAAATCAATCGAACCGTCAGCATAATTTTTATATTTCCCCCTCTTTCCACCCCACTTTTTAATAATTTGGAACTGTAAATGTTATAATTCCAAAAAATTATATAATCTTTAAAGGATTAAAATGCTGCTTGATAAATTAAAACCGTTCGTAAACAAATATAACGATATAAATCAAATGTTAAGTTCTCCGGAAATTACACAGGATATTAAAAGAATGACAAAACTTTCGCGTGAGGCCAGAAGTCTAGAACCGATTGTAGAAAAAGCTAAAGAGTATGAAAGTATAATCCAGACAATAGAAGAAGCAAAAATGATGCTTGACGATCCTGAAATGGCCGAACTGGCAAAAGAGGAATTAAAAGAAGCAGAAGAAAAACTTCCTAAACTTGAAGAAGAAATAAAAATACTGCTTCTTCCGAAAGATCCAAACGACGATAAAAATATTTTCCTTGAAATAAGAGCCGGAACGGGAGGTGACGAAGCCGCACTGTTTGTAGGAGATTTGGTAAAAGCATATCTGCGCTACGCCGATAATAAAGGATGGAAAGTAGAAATAGTCAGCGAAAGCAAAAGTGATATGGGAGGATATAAAGAAATTATTCTTTTAATCAAAGGTGAAAGCGTTTATTCCAGACTTAAATACGAAGGCGGCACACACAGGGTTCAAAGAATTCCTGCAACAGAATCACAGGGCAGAATACACACTTCTGCCGTTACGGTGGCAGTAATGCCAGAAGTTGACGATGTTGATATAGAACTGGACCCTAAAGATATTAAAATAGAAGTAATGCGTGCCGGAGGAGCCGGAGGACAGCACGTAAACAAAACGGAAAGTGCGGTAAGAATGACTCATATACCGACAGGTATCACTGTATCAATGCAGGATGAAAGAAGTCAGCAGAGAAACAAAGAAAAAGCAATGCAAATATTAAAAGCCAGAGTTTTTGAAAAACTTGAAAACGAAAGACTTGCGGCAATAGGGGAAGCACGTAAAAGCCAGGTGGGAAGCGGTGACAGGAGTGAAAGGATCAGAACATACAACTACCCTCAAAACAGAATAACGGACCACAGAATCGGCCTGACACTGTACAGACTCGAACAAATTATGAGCGAAGGGCTTTTTGATGAAATTATAGATCCTCTTATTGCATATTATCAGGCCGAGGCACTGAAAGAGGCAGGCCTTTAATTTTTAGTGTCTTTATTGCTTTCTTTTTCTTCCTGTTTTTCTTTTAATTCTTTTTCTAAAACAATCAGTGCGTTTTTAGGCTGTTCGTATTTAGGATTTAATTCCAGTGCTTTTTCAAAATTTTCTTTAGCCCTTTTGTAATCACCCATTTTATAATACACATAACCGAGCGAATTGTATGCTTCCGCTATTGAAGCGTCTTTTTCAATCACATCCATAAGTATTTTTTCAGCTTCTTCAAATCTGCCCAAATCACCGAGCGATATAGCTATATTAAAAGTTGCTGGAAGGAAATCAGGCTGTATTTTCAGAGCTTTTTTAAATTCTTCAATAGCCTCTTCTTTTTTATTCATGTTATACAATTCGTTACCCTTGTCAAAATGAGGAGCTGCAAGTTCTATTTCAGTCTGGGGCATTTTTACCATGTCCGCATATTCCGGATTAATAAGATAATTCACATGTGAATATTCGTTGTTCGCATCATATATATCAACATGTGCATGCGGCAGCACGGAAACCGAAAAAATCTCATCCACACCTTCTGTAAATTCAAAAAACGAAATAATTTTTTTGCTCGCAGTATCTACAAGCCATACACCACAGACCCTTTTTGGCAGTTTTGTTATCGGCAGGCCGCTGAAAGTGGCGCTTTCTCTTACTTTTGAAACACCGATAAAAGCTAAATTACCCAGAAAATGCAGTCCTCTTGTAAAACCAGGCACTTCAATTACCTTTGTTATTCTTTTACTTTTAAGGTTAATATATGAAAGTGTCCCTTTTCCTGATTCCAAAAACCAAAGTTTTTCCTGATGCCATCTCGGAGAATGAGGCATGGAAAGACCTTTTGCCAAAACTTTATCGGTTTTGATATCAATTAACAAACCGCCCTTCGCTTTATTTTTCCTCCATCCCAAAGGTTCGTCACTTGAACCTAATGTAGTTACATATCTCGGTTCTCCGTCTTTTATACACAGCCCGTTTAAATGGCATTTATCGGTAGGCTGTAAATCGGTGATAAATTTAGGTTTCCAGATCGGTTTGAAACTGCAGGTGGGATCATATTCGCACAGACATGAAAATTTTGTATTTATAAAATAAAGTTTGTTTTCATACGCTTCCATTTCATGTATGTCTATATCGCCTGTATAATGTATGTTAAGAGGCAGATAACATGCATCATTTTTTGAATATTTTTTTATTTTGTCGAAATTATGAAATTCCCATATCGAATGACCAAGGCCCGCCCATAGTTTTACACCGTTGCCATACATACCCATCGGACGCGGCAGATTTATGTATTTAATCTCAAGATCCCCGTCTTTTTCGGAGATCATAATGATTTTACCGGTCTGATAAGTACTAATTACAATAGTTCTTTTTAACTGTTTTAATATATCTATTAAATTAACTGAATAATTAAAACTGATTTTTCTCTCGTTCATCTATATCCTTTAAAATTTTTTTCCACTGTTTTACCCAACAGCAGTGATGATTAAAATCTTTAAATATTTCATATTTAATGTTTTTTTTATTTTTAAACCTGCTGAGATATGATTCAAATACACTTTTTTGAATAATCCTGTCGTCTCCGCCGATTAAATGAAACTGTTTTACATATTGAAGCTTATCAGAAAAATCAGCCGGATTCAAGGACCCCCTTAACGGTGTGATATACTCGTTTTCAGCCCATTTTTTAATATCCAAATTACCACAAACGGTTACAAGCAGTGAAATATCCTTTCTTTTTACCGCAAGTAAAGCCGCAACCGCGCCTCCTCCTGAATATCCGAACAAACGGTATCCATGAAGTTTATATTTGGATTTTATACTCTCAAGAGCCCTGTTGAAACTTGCAATAACCTCAGGTGAAAACCTGTAACCAGTCCAGTATTTCACACTGCATTTCGGATCATCTGTATACTGACACGGACGGGCCATGTAAATTTTACATTTGTGGTAATCCTGCAAAAAAAGTTTAAACGCGGTAGGATTTATGGGTGTGGGGTTCGGTGAGACGGTATCTGAAGTAATCCAAGAAAGACCATCTCCTTCAATATACACATCCGCTTTTTTACCTGCGCATGCGCTAAGATCACTGCTTACTGTAAAAATTTTAAATATACCTGTTGAATAAACCTTTTTTGTAAGGTGCTGTGAAGAGGAAAGCCTGTTAAGGGTTTCTTTCCTTTGTTCAACACTGGGAATATTGTAACCGCATCCTATTAAAAAAAGCGCAAAAAATATACTTGATAATATATTTTTCCGCATTCCTAAAACTTCCAGTCAAATTTCGCAGTTACACTTTGATTTAACAGGCTGTTCATATTTTTGTTTACATTATAGTATAAATCGAATGTGAAATTGTTTTTAAAGTGTTTAATCATTCCGACATTCAATCCTACTCCGAGTGTGCTGTTATCAATTCCTGTTGTATAGAATACGCTGCTCGGATCACCTTGGAAATATGCATTTAATCCGTTTTTATTATTGTCGTAAACATAATTTATACCTATATTTGAAGTAAATTTCAATGAATCGTCATGTCTGTAATTGAAGTTGCTTGAAAGTGACAACACTTCTTGTGAATGATTGGCGCTTTCAACTGTCAAATTATATAAATCGGCACCTGTTTCGGTATAACCTGGTGTTTTTGCATATCTAAACGTTCCGCTTATAATCGGAACAGCTGAGAGTTTGTCGCTTAATTTGTAAACTCTTGACAATGATCCCTGAACATAGAAACTTTTGGATACATAATCAGCAGTAGCTGTTTTTCCTATTACGGAAACATAACGTTCTGAATGATTTTTCTGTAAACCGATTCCTACCTGATAATTAAACATTGATCTGTAATCAATCACAGGTTTGCTTCCGTATGCGACAAAGTCATAACCTGAAACTTCGTTGCTCTGATCCACATTGTTTACATCGACTTTGGTATGGGAATAGAAAAATGCAAGTCCGGCGAATTTGTTCATGTCATATTCACCGTCCACACCCATACCGAATCCGTAAGTATTTGCGCTGTAACCGTTTTTACCGTCTGTGTCAGACTGTTTTGTGTTCATTCCGAACGGTTTAAACCAAAGGTATTTGTCTGTAAATACTTTATCACCTGAGTTCAAACCTTTTGCATTGTTTTCCCTGTTTATAATCAGATTACTAATTATATTCATAAACTGTAAACTGAACGATGTGCTTGAAAGTGCTGAACCAGGTGTGTATTCAGGCGTATAATGTTTTTCCATAACAGTTTCAAGACTCAAAGCTGTTCCGTTGGCGTCTAAAACTGCTTTAAAGTTAACTACAGGTGAATTGTCCACGATTTTAATGTCTTTAACGTTTACGCTCATGTTGTTGTCGGCGATTAAAATGTCTGTAATTTTTCCTTTTTCATCATAAAACTGACGTGCCACACTGTTGTTGTTCCCTGTAAACCAGATACTTACAGTGCTGCCTTTTGACATTGTTATACTATTTGCAGCATGCACTATAGGGGTTACAGCTTTAATTTTACCGTCATTTTTAATCAGTTTTGTATCAAGTTTCAATACACCGCTGCCTAAAAGTTTGAAATCGTTAACTTCCACCTGTCTTTGTGAATTTGCGGCTGTCTGTGCGTTTGCAAGATGTAAATACAGCATTCCGCTGTTTTCAAACAATGATTTAGGCGTATTGATCATTGTTGTTTCAATATATTTGGTATTATTAATTACAGCCTGATTATCAGGCACATCAAATGCGGTATAAGCTTTTATAATTCCCGCATTTGTTAAGGAAATATTTCCGTCTGCGGTATATGCTTTTATAGCTGTGACTGTTTTGTTCTCGTCAATGTTATAACCGTAAATCACACCTTTGTTGGTTATGTTAATGTCTCCGCTTTCGGTATTTGCCACGATACCGTAAGAATTTTCGGCATTTGCATTGATTATTCCGATATCCGCATTATTGAATACATTAACATTCCCGCTGTGATGTGCTTCGGCAAATATCAATGTTGATGCATTGTTGTCTTTAAGCGTAATGTTTCCGGTATTGTTTATGTCTATATTTCCGTTTCTAAATTTGGTATATGCGTAAATTGCAGTTGCATCACCGTTGTTATAAATATTTAACGAAGCGGTATTGGTAATGTTAAGATCAGCTTCTACAAAAGCACGTATACCGAATGTTTTTGTATTGTTAAATTCATTAATATTACCGCTGTTTATTATACTTGTATTCATTTCATATGCGTTAATGTCTATTCCGTAAGAAGCTGTTCCTTTATTTCCGTAAGCGGTAAGTATACCTGAGTTGTTTACATCAATATTTCCTGCACGGGCAAAATTATTTACTGCGATATTTGCGGCATATTCACTAGTATTTGATTCAGACAGATTTCCGGTATTGTATATGGAAACATCACCGGCGGTCTGTGCCCCGATATTAATTCCAATTTTTGCTCCGCTGATGTTTATGTCCGCATTGTTATTGTTGATTGTTAAATTACCATATGTTGAACTGGCCAACAATCCCATTACTGCACTGTCTGTTCCGTTCAAATCAATATTTGAGATATTGATTGTGTTTGAGTTTTGTATTGTTATATTTCCTTCATCGGATTTTGCGTTTATTGCGGCCAGTGTCATATTGTCTTGAGCGCTTTTAACATCGGTAATACTGATTCTTCCTGAGTTAATGATATTTACAATTCCATTTCCGTCTTTAATATAAGCGTTTATTGCTGACGCTTTTCCGGTTATATTGTTTTCATTAATGTTTCCAGTGTTTGTAAGGGTAATATTGCCTTCATACGCAGTAAGTTTAAATGCATTTGCACTGCCGTTAATGTCTGTAATATCCACTAATGCGCTGTTTGCTACGTTTATATTTCCGTAATC
It contains:
- the lspA gene encoding signal peptidase II, giving the protein MGNGELRIEKKLAVKFLSAFFLIFIIDQLIKYVFLQGFEFNSRCISLVLTFNKGVAFSMFAFLGAYLKYIQLILIGVLIYVFYKEKLIFTHPVISGILFAAALSNLSDRFIRGGVVDYVYWHCGFDFAIFNFADVCIDFSIIMFAYYYFFGKIPKKVA
- the glmM gene encoding phosphoglucosamine mutase — encoded protein: MKLFGTDGVRGKAGEVITPFLAMKLAMAFGESMEKKTGKILVGKDTRRSGYMIENALVSGLTAIGYDVIQIGPMPTPAIAFLTEDMRCDGGIMISASHNPYYDNGIKFFDSEGNKLSTDSEEKIEKRYFENNFDLKTEKDIGKSKRIDDVIGRYIVHIKSSFPKHVNLNGMRIVLDTANGAAYKVAPTIFTELGADVITINDEPDGFNINQNAGAMHPEYLAKKVLEYRADIGFALDGDADRLVVVDERGEVVDGDKLLGSLAYYLHKSGKLKNNGVAVTVMSNGALEDFLSGYGIKVYRSAVGDKYVLEVMKEKGLNFGGEQSGHIIFSDYAKTGDGLVSALKAVAYLIESGKKASEAFDLFELYPQVQDNINVSTKTPIKQIEGAEEILKSVESEGYRHLVRYSGTENKLRLLIEGENEKKAKELLVKLKEFFKSRLS
- the rpsT gene encoding 30S ribosomal protein S20, which encodes MANVKSAEKRIRQTRKRTERNRYYRTRIKTITKNVETAVAEGNYEAALNAWKVANKKFQSFINKGILKKNTARRKISRLHNLVKSIEPSA
- the prfA gene encoding peptide chain release factor 1: MLLDKLKPFVNKYNDINQMLSSPEITQDIKRMTKLSREARSLEPIVEKAKEYESIIQTIEEAKMMLDDPEMAELAKEELKEAEEKLPKLEEEIKILLLPKDPNDDKNIFLEIRAGTGGDEAALFVGDLVKAYLRYADNKGWKVEIVSESKSDMGGYKEIILLIKGESVYSRLKYEGGTHRVQRIPATESQGRIHTSAVTVAVMPEVDDVDIELDPKDIKIEVMRAGGAGGQHVNKTESAVRMTHIPTGITVSMQDERSQQRNKEKAMQILKARVFEKLENERLAAIGEARKSQVGSGDRSERIRTYNYPQNRITDHRIGLTLYRLEQIMSEGLFDEIIDPLIAYYQAEALKEAGL
- a CDS encoding TIGR03032 family protein, encoding MNERKISFNYSVNLIDILKQLKRTIVISTYQTGKIIMISEKDGDLEIKYINLPRPMGMYGNGVKLWAGLGHSIWEFHNFDKIKKYSKNDACYLPLNIHYTGDIDIHEMEAYENKLYFINTKFSCLCEYDPTCSFKPIWKPKFITDLQPTDKCHLNGLCIKDGEPRYVTTLGSSDEPLGWRKNKAKGGLLIDIKTDKVLAKGLSMPHSPRWHQEKLWFLESGKGTLSYINLKSKRITKVIEVPGFTRGLHFLGNLAFIGVSKVRESATFSGLPITKLPKRVCGVWLVDTASKKIISFFEFTEGVDEIFSVSVLPHAHVDIYDANNEYSHVNYLINPEYADMVKMPQTEIELAAPHFDKGNELYNMNKKEEAIEEFKKALKIQPDFLPATFNIAISLGDLGRFEEAEKILMDVIEKDASIAEAYNSLGYVYYKMGDYKRAKENFEKALELNPKYEQPKNALIVLEKELKEKQEEKESNKDTKN
- a CDS encoding alpha/beta hydrolase; the protein is MRKNILSSIFFALFLIGCGYNIPSVEQRKETLNRLSSSQHLTKKVYSTGIFKIFTVSSDLSACAGKKADVYIEGDGLSWITSDTVSPNPTPINPTAFKLFLQDYHKCKIYMARPCQYTDDPKCSVKYWTGYRFSPEVIASFNRALESIKSKYKLHGYRLFGYSGGGAVAALLAVKRKDISLLVTVCGNLDIKKWAENEYITPLRGSLNPADFSDKLQYVKQFHLIGGDDRIIQKSVFESYLSRFKNKKNIKYEIFKDFNHHCCWVKQWKKILKDIDEREKNQF